The following nucleotide sequence is from Methanococcus voltae.
CCATTTATGAATTTGTGGTGTAAACATTACATCAACATACTTACCACAAAGCTCCATAATTTCAAATATCTTCTTTTGAGCAGGTGGTTTTATATCTAATCCTTCAATTGGAGTTATTGGCTGTATACATAGAGTTACATTACCTATTTTTGAAATATCTTTTGCAATTTTTTCTATTAGTTCATTTGACGTATCTTCGAATATTACAACTTTTGCATAGACTTCGGTACCGTTTTTATAAAGATTTGCAATCGTTTCAAGCTCTTTATCGTACAATTCTTCCCATTCTATAACTTTAGCTGTTTTATCAAAGTGTTCAGGTAATTTAATATCAATTGACGCATAATCATAGTAATCTGCATCTTTTACCGCTTCGGGAAACATACCATTACTTTCTAAAAATGTTTTATATCCTTTTTCACGTAATTCTTTGGCATATGGTTCAATATATTTTGAATAAACTAAAGGTTCCCCTCCGGTAAATGATACTGCGAATAAATCTGGAGTTTTTATTTTTTCTATGTTTTCAACCAACTTTTCAGTTAAATCCGGGATTTCTTCAATAATTCCAGATCCTGAAATATATTCGACTTGTGGAATTCCCTTGCTAGTATTTGGTTCGTCGCAATATATACAATTTAAAGGGCATTTTTTAAATCTTACAAATATGAATCTTTTTCCGATGTATTTTCCTTCGCCCATTATTGATGAAAAAACTTCTCTTATCATTATTATCACCTACGTCTAAATATAGTTTTATCGATTTTACACATATAATTTCCTGCTTAATAAGTATATTGATTATTTATTTAATTTTAAACCGTAATTTGCCGTTTTTTCATAATCTTTTAATTTTAAAAGGAGCGGCTTTTAAAAAATTTAGGTTAATATATTTTACTACTTTAATTTCATACAACTATCTATATATACTATAAAGTCTATGAATTATTATTAAATCATCATGCAGTATGAAATATATATAAATGCCAAATATAGGTAAATACAATCTATAATGATTCATGATTTATAGCATTACTTCAAATACCTAGTTGCATGGTGTAAAGGTGAAAAAATGAACAGTGACAATAAAATAATACCTGTTAAACAGGGAGAACAATACAACGTAACAATTGAAGACATGGGTAAAAGCGGAGACGGTATCGCAAGAATTGATGGATTCGTAATCTTTGTTCCTGAAGCACAAAAAGGAGAAGAAGTAGCTATCAAAGTTACCGCTATCAAAGAAAAATTCGCTTTTGCTGAAAAAATTTAATTTTTTCATCTATGAAGTGTGTTATAATTCAAATTACATATTAAATATGAATAAGATATTGCATTAATAACTGTACTATTCATAAATAATTGTGGTAATGTTGGGCATAACATTCTTCAATATTTAATTTTTAACCTATTTTGAACTTGCTTATCGAAGTAATGTTATTCATACTCTGTAATTAATTGTAAATAAATATATTGACAATATGTTATATTGCATGAAGTTGTAAAAAAAATAATATAAAAGATTTATATTTAAAATAACTTTAAATAATACTTTAAAATTATATTATAATATTAAATAACTTATTAATTTTAATTTTAGTAGATTATATATGCTATATCGTAATTTATTCTTCGTTAATTGTTCTTAAGTCTTTTTTTGAGTTTCTAATTTTTTCATATATCTTTGGTTCTTGATAATGTTCAACGTGGGCTACATATGGACAATCTTTTGGTAGTGCTTTTACTAAAATAGCTTCCATCATCGATAAACAACCTTTTTCGTTGTGGAACCTTTCTTTGTATATATTACATCTTTTAGTCTCTAAGTTTAGATGTTTGCAATATACTACGTTCATTTTTTCGCCTTCATAATCTTCATAGGCGTGTACAATACAACATCTCCCGCATTGCTTGCAAATTTCATCGGGAAAAATAGTTTCGCTTATATTTATTGAATGATTTTTATCGTAATTTATAGAACTTCTTTTTAAAATTTTTGAATTCAACTTTTCACCTGAGTTAATAATACCTTAAATAGCATCATATTATAATAGTTTATTAGCCGGGGTAAAAAAGATAATTATGAAACTAACGCGTGATATGAACTTTAAAATTAAAAATTTTAAAAAATTACGCATTACAACATCAAAAAAATATTATTAAATTAAATTTTTAAATTTAAAAAGTATAATATGTATGATATTGTTTTAATAATTAATTTTCGCAATATTTTACAATTTTAGCTACTAATTAATTATTATTTAGCAATTATCTTATTTTTTAAGACCTTCAAATATTGCAGCTTGAAGACCGTGGAATTTAACCATGCCTACAATTTCATTTTGGTCCATTTCTTTATTTTCAAATGAAACCATTTCTTCATTGTAAATAGCGTCAGGACTGTTTCTTCCTACAATTCTTAAAGAACCTTTGTATAATTTAACTTTTACAATACCGTTCATTCTTTCTTGTGTTTTATCAATGAAAGCGTCTAAATCTGCTTTTAAAGGTTCATGCCAGAGACCTCTGTATATTAAATCTGCATACATGAAATCTACTGATTCTTTAAATTTGATTTCTTCACGGGTTAATACAATTTGTTCAAGAGCTTTATGGGCATTTATGAGTAAGAAAGCACCGGGGCATTCATAGTTTTCTCTTGATTTTAAACCTAAAATTCTGTCTTCTATGATATCTACTCTACCAACTGCATTTCTTCCCGCAATTTCGTTTGCTTTTCTTATTAATTCAACAGGTTCCATTTCTTCATCGTTTATTTTAACAGGAACGCCTTCTTTAAATTCGATTGTAACTACTTCTTCTTCATCTTTAGCTAATTTTGGAGTTGTGGTCCATGCGAAGCATTCTTCTGGAGTTTCATACATTGGGTCTTCGAGTACTCCACCTTCTATACTTCTACCCCATAAGTTTTCATCGATACTGAAAGGTTTTTCAAGGTCTACTGGTACGGGAATACCTTTTTCCATTGCATATTCAATTTCTTCAGTTCTTGTTAAGTTTAAATCTCTTATTGGTGCTACAATTTCTATTGAAGGAGTTTTAGCTCTCATAACTGATTCAAATCTAAACTGGTCATTTCCTTTTCCAGTACATCCGTGTGAAATTGCTGATGCGTTTAATTTTTCTGCAAGTTCTGCAATTTTAACAGCTATAAGCGGTCTTGCTAAAGCTGTTGATAATGGGTAACCTTCGTACAAAGCGTTAGCCTTAATAGCTCTAAATATGTAATCTTTTGCAAATTCTTCTTTGGCATCAATAGTGTAATGCTCTAAAACACCGAATTTTTTAGCTTTTTCTTCTGGTTCAATTAAATCTTCAGCAGGTTGTCCTACATCAACAGCAACTGAAACCACGCTGTAATCATATTTGTCTTCCAATAATTTTAAACAGCAACTTGTATCTAATCCACCAGAGTATGCTAATACTGCGATTTTCTTGTTTTCGTTTTCCATATAATCACCAATATTTAATCTAGTTTTAAATAATTCCATATGATTTAATTATTATACTTAGTATAATTATTTTAAGTTATTTATT
It contains:
- a CDS encoding YcgN family cysteine cluster protein, producing the protein MNSKILKRSSINYDKNHSINISETIFPDEICKQCGRCCIVHAYEDYEGEKMNVVYCKHLNLETKRCNIYKERFHNEKGCLSMMEAILVKALPKDCPYVAHVEHYQEPKIYEKIRNSKKDLRTINEE
- a CDS encoding 7-carboxy-7-deazaguanine synthase QueE, which encodes MIREVFSSIMGEGKYIGKRFIFVRFKKCPLNCIYCDEPNTSKGIPQVEYISGSGIIEEIPDLTEKLVENIEKIKTPDLFAVSFTGGEPLVYSKYIEPYAKELREKGYKTFLESNGMFPEAVKDADYYDYASIDIKLPEHFDKTAKVIEWEELYDKELETIANLYKNGTEVYAKVVIFEDTSNELIEKIAKDISKIGNVTLCIQPITPIEGLDIKPPAQKKIFEIMELCGKYVDVMFTPQIHKWMNML
- a CDS encoding TRAM domain-containing protein, with product MNSDNKIIPVKQGEQYNVTIEDMGKSGDGIARIDGFVIFVPEAQKGEEVAIKVTAIKEKFAFAEKI
- a CDS encoding argininosuccinate synthase, which translates into the protein MENENKKIAVLAYSGGLDTSCCLKLLEDKYDYSVVSVAVDVGQPAEDLIEPEEKAKKFGVLEHYTIDAKEEFAKDYIFRAIKANALYEGYPLSTALARPLIAVKIAELAEKLNASAISHGCTGKGNDQFRFESVMRAKTPSIEIVAPIRDLNLTRTEEIEYAMEKGIPVPVDLEKPFSIDENLWGRSIEGGVLEDPMYETPEECFAWTTTPKLAKDEEEVVTIEFKEGVPVKINDEEMEPVELIRKANEIAGRNAVGRVDIIEDRILGLKSRENYECPGAFLLINAHKALEQIVLTREEIKFKESVDFMYADLIYRGLWHEPLKADLDAFIDKTQERMNGIVKVKLYKGSLRIVGRNSPDAIYNEEMVSFENKEMDQNEIVGMVKFHGLQAAIFEGLKK